AGACTCACAAAGCGCGCCCGCTTTTCCGCAGCGTCGCCGAGGGGCAGGGTCGACGCTACCCTAGGCCGGCCGCCGCCAGCTGCGGGGTCTAGTTAAGGCCTCTCTAATAAGACCCGCGAACGTTGAGGCAGGTAACAACCCCCTCAACAAAGTACCTCCAGGCCGCCGCCGCCTCTAGGACTCAGCTCGCAGAGTAGGGGCAAGCTCCGCCTCCGGCGCCGGAGAGCTTCCGGTGTTCCCCCACGTGACGCAGCAGCCGCGCGAGCGAACCCCACATATTATTGGTCGCTGCCGTCCGATGGGCGGGGCGGGACGCGACCTCACGAAGCAGCCACCGCCGTCCGCCCGTGTCTCCTCCCCCTAGCTCCGCCATCTCCATGGTGACCGCTACCGGGTCACCCATTTGGCCTGAAACCCTGAGTTGCGTCAATGTCTCTGAGCCGGAAGCGGTCATTCCTGCGCCGGTGCACGGCTACGACGCCCGGCTGGGCCGGCGCCCTAGAAGTTGGACCCGCCCCGGCCTGGGTCGGACGGTGGAGGTGACAGGCCTCTGCTGGCCCCAGTAACGATGGCGGTGTTTCACGACGAGGTGGAGATCGAGGACTTCCAATATGACGAGGACTCGGAGACGTACTTCTACCCCTGCCCGTGTGGAGATAACTTCTGTATCACCAAGGTAACTCGGGGTCCCGCCCGGCGACTCCTCGGAGCCCCGCCCGGCGACTCCTCGGAGCAGGCGCGCTTTCGCTCTGCCGAGTTCCTGCCGCCGATCCACACGGCTCACATTTATCCACGCCCTTTTTTATCCGTTTCTGAATCCTGCCAAAGTTGATACTCTGCGCTGTCGGCGGGCACTTAGTTCTGGCCTTTAGTCGGGCcggagcggggaggggagggtgtggaTGGCGCCATCCTCCCCAACTTAAGCTTCCACTTCCTGGGATACTCCTTTGGAGGAAGGTATGTGTTTTTGTCTTCCCGGGGGTTTTGAGGCGACTGAACCTTGACTCACCCTCCTGGGTGTTTACCCCAAGTGACGCTTCCAGGGAAGAGTGGGGCTGGCATTTCTCTTGGAAGATGCTTTTGGTCCTCACATGCCTTGTGGGGAGGTCAGCCTCAAAGGAGCTTGCCCACAGAGGTGGGAGGGTTTGGGAGAAGGAGATCGCCAAGAGAAGACTGTGCTGACCATGCGGTGTTCGATCTTGTTATAGGAAGATTTGGAGAATGGGGAAGACGTGGCAACGTGCCCTAGCTGCTCTCTCATTATAAAAGTGATTTATGACAAAGTAAGGAGTCAGATTttaaaaggtggggggagggttgCAGGGACCTAGAGTAGTCTGCCTGTGATAGGTAGGTGTAGAATGTTTTCTAATCTTGTGTTAGGTAAatgctatgttttttaaaacaaattttaaaaaccattaatAAGCAGCTGTgtagtaaattaaaattttaaaagctcaaaTTGATTAACTCTTTTAGCTTTGGAGAAGGCAATAAAAACTGTTCTGTATCTAGTGAATATTATGATTACTTATTAAACagaggaaaataattataaagattATTTAATTAACAGTCTTTACTCCTCCCTTATTTAGTAAGTAATTAAAATTGTTCAGAGCTCTTGGACTTATTTTGAGGGAACATTTGTATAGTATCTCTTACCTGGCTTATACATTGAACTCTGCATTATCTTGTTTGAGACGTAAGTCATAGTTGCAGTTTTACAATTTTCATTTTAGTCTTTAGTTGTCCTGCTGTTTTCACCCAAGGATATtgacaatagaaaacaaaataaatgcccacctccaccccaactTTTGGTCAGTACTTTGAATGGAACCTTAACATCATAAGTAAGAAGCttaacattcttttttctgggttttgttttttgtttttgttgttgttgtttttgagatataattgtcatATAACAGAGCTTAACATTCTTAAGGATGAACTCTAAAATGAGTATAGGCAAGGTGGGGGAACAAGGCACTTAGCCTCATGACATAAGCAGGCTATAATTTAGACTACACTTAAGAGGTTTACTGACTTATTCTTGCACTTAAATGTGTTCTGGAACGAAAAGAAAACCGGGTAAGGGTGAGCAGGAGTGCTGGTATGAGAAGAGATGGCAATTTTAAATCGGGTGATCACATACTGTAGGCTGTTTAgtagcatccctgacctctacccattAGGTGCCAGTAGCACCCTGCAGTATGTCAACCCGGAATGTCTCCACACGTTGCCAAATATCCCCAGAGACAAAAGCAATGCCTCCTCCCCGCTACCCCTTGAGAACCTTGTGTTAGAGCAAGAAGGCACAGGGCCATTTTAAAgaatatggagcattgtgttggTGGTGGACCATAAACTCCAAAGAACACAGTGGGAGGGCTCCAGGTGCTGGGCAGGAGTCAGAGATCGATAGGGACGGAATACAGGCTGATCCTTACGGGGATCAGACTGCAGGAGATGAGGGGTAACCTGGGAGACGGAGGTTTCCCGGGCTGGCTGGTGTAAGCCAGGCTAAATCATCAGAGATTGaacttcatttacaaaatagCTAATTTGCAGATTATCTATGTTGGGAAACATAAAGAGCTATCCCTTTAGTTGAAAAAAGTAATTACTTTGAAGAGAGCAGGTATTTGAGTGACCAGATATTGAAGTGGAGAAGTAGTAGTGCAAATGGTAATTAATACAGAAACTTAAAAGGTGCGACCGTCTGTTTTATAAATGTGATTTCTGAGAAATGGGTGCTCTGTAATGACGAGGGACATGTTTGTTTATAAGATAAGGTGCATTAAATATGAATTCAGGACTAAAAACTGATACACTTTTAAGATTATGATTCTGGTGCTGGCGTTGACTCATTGAACAAGAATGAAGTGATAGAGCAAAGGAAAAACTTAGATTAACAGAGCTGGATTGATCCTGTAACAAAATGGGTTTACCATTGATGCATCTGTGACACAGACACTCCGTGATTAATATAATTTCTTGTTCTGTCTTAGGATCAGTTTATGTGTGGAGAGACAGTCTCGGCCCCTTCCACCAACAAAGAGCTAGTTAAATGCTGAAGAAGACTTTAGGATTCCAAAGCCTGAACTTTGGGGAATGAGCCAAATTGGAAAAATGCACAGTCACTGGCTTCTTCATGGGGACAGTCATTTTGTCGTTTGCTGTTCCATAGAGTGTGGATTCTTTCCATCAGCTGCCAAGTTCATCTCCAGTTGAAGAAGCAAGTCCACCACATGACATACCCGGATTTTGTGCCTAGAACTTTGAATTGGATGGGCTCTTAATTTTCCTTCCGAACTTAAAAGAAGATAATTTCAAATCAGTGCTTTCTTTTGctcagttttgttatttttgtatcTTACACCTAATTACTTCATTATCTGACAACAGCTTCATCTACCTCAAAGTCATTAggattctttaatttaaaaaaagattttattttttagttggtTATTAAGATTATTAAAATCAGCCCTTTCTTTGTAGTTTGACATCAGCTCTGCTGTTCTAAACTGAAGGAAATCAGTTGCTTTTAGTCAGTTGGAACTGTACCTTCAGTTGGCCAGGCCAGTTTTCAAGAGCTGGCCATGAGTCAGATGTCTGTGTTCTGTTAAGCATGTCATTTCCATTATACTTCATACACTGGGTTCTGGTCATGGTGTTAGAGAGAAAATATACTGAGCTCACAATTTTTCCAGAGTTAAAAATTAGTGAGTTAAGAAGAAAAGTCAAAAAGTGAAATGGTCAAAGAATATGGAATTTCCTTATCAGTATTCTGCATGTTCCTTGAAAATCAGGAcgagataaaaagaaaaacagccaaagaaagtgaaattggtagcagaaggagaggagaaaaatatgCCTACTTTTAGTAAATTAACTGCTCGAGTGGTTTTGTGAGAACAGAGCAAGTAATATTTCTGTATCTGGGttcttgtgtgtgtatttgtttttagATAAGGCTAACGAAATTTCACTCTAGGTAGGGGTTAAGGTCAAGTCTTCATGGCTAGCGGACCTGCTTTCAGCATTACCACCAAATCGAGTTACTAGTCCTAAAAGGTAAAGCTTCGACAGCAACTCTTGTATTTGCTGAGGAGGAACTTAAAAACGAGATGCCTGTTCCAATTAGATATGCCCCTGAGGGCACATCTAATAAGCCTCTATAAGCTGCAGCCACATCAGACACTCACTCTTGccctggagaaaaagaaacatacaaaGATAGGCTATCGGTCTTCCTTTGCTACAGCCCTGAGAATAACAAGAAATAGAACCACTTGCACGGAAATTCCAAAATTCCCTTTATATACACACCTCTGCTGTGTGTACATAAAGTTAAACTCACCTATGTCTGGTGGGTTGCTCTGTGAATGGCTTCTGCAATTAGAGAGAAAAATAGTTTGCCGGTGTGTGAGCATTTCATTACTAACTGATAAATGTGCAGCACACTCATTGGGGATTTAAATTAAAACAGGCCAGTGGCCTTTTTTCCCCTGCCAACAGCATGGCTATGTGAAGCCATTAGGCTGAGACATAAATCACCAAAAACTGTATGCCAGAACTGCTTGGTACATTATGTGAAGCATACGGCACATTGATGTGTTGAGAAATCTCATCGCTATTTGGGACACTGACACCCCAGAAGTAATCCACAGTTGCTTTGGAACGAGTGACGGCTCAGGTGAACAGAGCAGGGTGTGTGCTGACCGGCGGGGATGAGCTACAGAGAGAAACGAACTGTCCCTTACTCAGATCTGATGGTTTTGTAGATACCGATAACTGATGATGAATTTCAAACAAGAACAGACATCCCTGATGTCACTTCTACTGTGAGCGTAGAAGAGCAGGAAGAAAAGTTGCCCAAGTCCTAACGTCCCAGGAGAAAAGCCAACGGCACTGGCGATCGGTGATAATCTGATAACGGGAATGATTTCATTTCCAAAGCACCTGAGTTGCTAAATCTGTTAACCGCAAAAGAACACATCAGGATTTAATCCTGTGTTAAGCGGAAAGTAAAACCAGGGTCTTGCAAATATGACTCGAGTTCAGTGTGGTGTATATGCCTTGTTTAGCTTCACAGACATTTCAGAGCCCCTCTGAGGACTGAGTTGTAATCCAGGCTCTGTCTCTTGCTAGCTTTGTAATCTTTGGCAAGGCCAGTGGATTCCTCATCCGTACAATTAGGAGACTGGATCAGGGTATTTCTAAACTCAGTACTATAATTTCAGCCTTCATAGTTTGCAGGAGCTGGAATGGTAATTGAAACCTTTTTAAACTAAACACGGTCTGAAGATGAattacagagaaagacactccaTTCTTCAGTAACTCAATGTCAAAGGATTCTGCATATACTTTAGTGTACACAGTCAGAAACCTTTTTATTGGAAAGCACCCAACATTCTTGATAACTACGTATTAATTTATTACCAGAATAAATTGTATTGGCATGCTAAATAAAGCCAGATTATTTACATCCATTTGTTTTCATGTAGTTTTTCTTCCCCTAAATACCAACATTATGTATTAAAAGGTTataatgtgggcttccctggtggcgcagtggttgagaatctgcctgccaatgcaggggacatgggttcgagccctggtctgggaagatcccacatgccgcggagcgactgggcccgtgagccacaattactgagcctgtgcgtctggagcctgtgctccgcaacaagagaggccgcgatagtgagaggcccgcgcaccgcgatgaagagtggcccccacttgccgcaactggagaaagccctcacacggaaatgaagacccaacacagccataaataaataaataaataaaatattttttttaaaaaaattcttgatctttaaaaaaaaattcttgatccataaataaataaataaataaaatatttttttttaaaaattcttgatctttaaaaaaaaaagttacaatgtGATTTTTATATGAGGTAGAAATCTTTAACCCGCCTTAGAACTTTGTAAGGTTTCTGTTACGGACAGTACATTTTTTAAGTAGGAAAGAAATTGCCACTGTTTCTACAGTTTGACCACATGGGTTTCAGTTCtggatttttattgttatttggaaaaaaatagctTTGAATTAAGCGGCAGAAAGGCAGATATAGTTGACTCTTAAGTAATTCAGTTTATTGCTGGGAAGGAAGGCTGATATTTAAGACTGATGATCAGTTCTTACAGTGGTTTGAGAGCCCAGCTCTAGTTAGGGCACAGTTTGAATCTCAGTTCCTCCACTGTGATCTTGGACAGGTTTCTTTTAGTATCTCTATGTCCTGGTCTGTGAAATGTGGACCATAATAGTACCTTTTCCCCAGGGTTGCTCtgtggattcattcattcagcaagggTCTGTGGAGTGCTTGCCGCACGGTGGGCACTAAGTGAGGAAGACAGGTAGGTTTCTGCCATCTCGGAGCTTCCTTGCAACTAGAAGAGAGGAAATAAGAGAACAGGCTGTGTTTAGGACCCAGGAGGAAACAAACCACGTGATGTGATAACAGGTGCCTTTCTAAAGTAGAGATGAAAGGCTTCTCAGGTCTGgcaccttttttgttgttgttaaatttatttatttattatttttagctgtgttgggtctttctgtgcgagggctttctctagttgcggcaagcgggggccactcaccatcgtggcctctcttgttgcggagcacaggctccagacgcgcaggctcagtagttgtggctcatgggcccagttgctctgcggcatgtgggatcttcccagaccagggttcgaacccgtgtcccctgcattggcaggcagattctcaaccactctaccaccagggaagcccctggcaccttttctgagacctgaaggatgagaatgAAGCAGCCTTGTGAAAATGATTACATTAGCTAATGACTAAAacatttagcacaatgcctgtcATATGTGCAAAAACAAAAAGTTACCTACTCTAATACCGAAAGGAATTCATTGTTTTGAGCATTGACAGTATTATTAGAATAAACACGAAAAGTGCGAAGTATTGGACACCCTTTCTCCACACTTACTGAATCTCTCTGGGCTTGGGTTttgacaagccctccaggtggttctgatgcagCTAACGTTTGAGAAGCACTCGTTGAGCACCGGTGTTCAAACTCGGCAATGCACTAGAACCACctgaggagcttttaaaaaccGTGCTGCCTGAGAGAGGCTGATTTATTTGGTCTAGGTGCAGCTTGAACGTCAGGATTAGTACAGTCTCCCTTGTGATTCTAACGTGCAGCCCAAGCTGAGAACCACTAGACTCAGCTGGAAAAGAAAATTCATAATCACAAAGTAAGAAGGATCCAGTTTTTTCAGTGGTCACACCTTGTTTGCACAAGATGGGCTTGTGGGCTCAGTCGGCCACTTGCTTTGTGTCCAGACATACAATCAGCCTTAACAAGTGACTGCAGAGCCCAAGCTGGGCTAATGACCTCAGTGGGAGAGCCCCAATCTGGGTAGCCCCCTAGCTGCGCCCCCTGCTTAAACAATCACATTTTCCCagaacacactctggctgctaaTTACACACCTTACAGAAGTGACAGCTTCTGCATGTGTAAGTGATTAGGATTGCTTTAACTCCATTCCCTACTTCCTACAAAGCAAATTGCTCATGATTACATACTACATTGGGAAACCATTTTACAAATTATTCCTTCTTAAGAgtttaaaacaaaggaaacatgaaagggacttccctggtggcgtggtggttaggagcccgcctgccaatgcaggggacacaggttcgagccctggtccaggaagataccacgtgccgcggatcaactaagcccgtgcaccacaactactgagcctgcactctagagcccgggagccacaactaatgagcccacatgccgcaactactgaaacccgtgtgcctagagcctgtgctcagcaacaagagaagccactgcaatgagaagcccgcacaccacaaccaagagtagcccccgctcaccacaactagagaaagcccacacgcagcaacgaagacccaacgcagccaaaaataaataaacaaataaataaataagaaaataatttatatattttaaaaaaggacacataaaaaagaaatcacagttaAAACTACTATCCCCTAGCTCACAAAATGCTTAAAATGGGGGAGGGatatccaaggaaggcagccaCCTTGGTCCTGGCAAACGAGGGGTATTTGATGGGGCAAGGGCTCCCATATGAAGTGACTCCCAAATAGAGGTGAATATCTAGTAAGGGGTGGGGCATCTCAGTATGTGGCACAGAGCCCAGGCACTGCTTCAGGGGGTCAACACTTGGGACTGAGACAGGCAAGCAGGATCCAGTCACTAGGCAAAGATTTGGGGCCAGACTTCATTCTTAGAGGGGAATTGAGCTCTTTCCTGTACGTTTGGGCAAAGATTAACGCCAACACCGAGGGTgcagaagaggggaaacaaactCTTAACGGGCACCACCTGTGTTCTAGGCtcttccatgagggcaggacagGGCACCCAGGGTCACCCCAGAGGGCATTGGGTCCCAGTCTACAATCCCAAACGGCAGAACCTGGACTGTTACCGGAGCCAGCAGGTATCTGTGAACTACCAACTGGTGATGATGAGAGAGCGAACTGGCGAGGATGGGGGCTTTGGACCCTTTAAtgagattaagtgaaataatacatgtaaagcagtgAGCACAGTGTTTGCacatagtaagggctcaataaaatATAGTTTAATCGTACTTATTTTTTGCTCTATCAGAAATGACCCAAGACTTATGGTCTGAGGAACTTGCCTGAATTTAAAGGTTAAGACAGCATGGAACTCAGCCATGATGTATCAGGGGTCAACCCAGAGAAGCAGAAGAGCCATGAGCAGTAGAGAACGAGGgatttgtttgagggttaggctttATGTGGTTGTGCGAGCAAGAAGGAGGCATCAAGGCTGTTATCTCTGCGTCTGGTGTTGAGACTAAAGTAGCTACGGGTCAGCCAAACTTGGTGTgaacaaaagaaaatacaaactgGAGCTACATCTGTCTCTCCCCACCGCCAACCTTGACTCAGTGGGTGATGTCTGCAGGAGGCTGGCACCCTTCCCCAGGGAGCTGCGTAACTAGTTGGCGCAGAACAAGGCAAAGATGGCAACGGTGCGTGTGAGCACCCACTGCCCTGCTGCCCTGCTCCAACCTTCCGAGCATAAAAATATGTCTGCtgctttccttctcccttccaatttttttttttttttttttttggccgtgcagcttgcgggatcttagttccccgaccagggatcgaacctgagccctggcagtgaaagcgccaagtcctaaccactggaccgccagggaattccctcatttccACATCTTGCACAAAATTTCTGTGGTGGTCGATGCTCACCCAGGACCGTACAGAGAAGGGAATTCTGCGAAACGTACTCCTATCATCCCAGTTTAGCCGATTGCCACCATACACAATGTTGGGGAAGCCGAGGCAGGGGTGGGACaccctttttgtttttaaacaggtAAAGTGATAATAGCATGACGTCATTTAGATCACACTGTGGCGTTGATTTCATTATCCCCATGTTAACTGAAACATTAGATCAAGTCAGCCTCTCTTGCTGGCCAGACATCAGACAACAGTCCCATGAGATTAATTTTTGCTACACTTGCGTTGTGAGATGAGCAAGGTTTTGGCCGTGTTTTCTGTATTCAAATTTAGAGCAACGTCATTCTAGTAATAATAGGTTAATATTTCCAAAGTCTGCTCTGTATATCCACATGAAGGGATGCATTAGCTCTAATTCTAGAGAGAAATGGGACATATGTTCATACAATGTCATTCAAAGTGAGATGTAATACCCCTGGGAACCTAGACTACACCCCCTCCTTACTGATGGATC
Above is a window of Eschrichtius robustus isolate mEscRob2 chromosome 6, mEscRob2.pri, whole genome shotgun sequence DNA encoding:
- the DPH3 gene encoding diphthamide biosynthesis protein 3 isoform X1; this encodes MAVFHDEVEIEDFQYDEDSETYFYPCPCGDNFCITKEDLENGEDVATCPSCSLIIKVIYDKDQFMCGETVSAPSTNKELVKC
- the DPH3 gene encoding diphthamide biosynthesis protein 3 isoform X2, producing MAVFHDEVEIEDFQYDEDSETYFYPCPCGDNFCITKDQFMCGETVSAPSTNKELVKC